In one window of Thermodesulfobacteriota bacterium DNA:
- a CDS encoding protein phosphatase CheZ: MTQREWSGVMSKIREELTGLAKFIDKTRQGIDTIETTVKMGTEQFPEASTQLSSVTGDLETAANKIMNIVEGLMAEQDKAGTALKSLSEWAASPGSDPGKGASLISELQMINAKSKGEMVELFALMSFQDLTGQKLAKVIKSLSFVEQKIVEVAMSFGFEDGGAASKPSEPRKPKEAPASQDMVDRLLKEIGS; the protein is encoded by the coding sequence ATGACACAGAGGGAATGGAGCGGCGTGATGAGCAAGATACGCGAGGAGCTTACCGGCCTCGCAAAGTTCATTGACAAGACAAGGCAGGGGATAGACACCATAGAGACTACCGTCAAGATGGGAACCGAGCAGTTCCCGGAAGCGTCGACGCAGCTTTCGTCGGTCACGGGGGACCTCGAGACCGCCGCAAACAAGATAATGAACATAGTCGAGGGGCTCATGGCTGAGCAGGACAAGGCGGGGACGGCGCTCAAGTCGCTCTCGGAGTGGGCCGCTTCGCCGGGGAGCGACCCCGGGAAGGGCGCGTCGCTCATAAGCGAGCTCCAGATGATAAACGCCAAGAGCAAGGGCGAGATGGTCGAGCTCTTCGCCCTCATGTCCTTCCAGGACCTGACCGGCCAGAAGCTCGCGAAAGTCATAAAATCGCTCTCGTTCGTCGAGCAGAAGATAGTCGAGGTGGCCATGAGCTTCGGGTTCGAGGACGGCGGCGCGGCATCGAAGCCGAGCGAGCCCAGGAAGCCGAAGGAGGCGCCTGCGAGCCAGGACATGGTGGACAGGCTCCTGAAGGAGATAGGCTCGTAG
- the cheY gene encoding chemotaxis response regulator CheY — MLDQNMKILVVDDFSTMRRIIKNILREIGYNNVEEADDGTTALEKLRASKFDFVVTDWNMPNMPGIELLKAIRSDGALKDTPVLMVTAEAAKENIVSAVQAGVNNYIVKPFTAAALKERIDLILQKVNQ, encoded by the coding sequence ATGCTGGACCAGAACATGAAGATACTCGTAGTGGACGACTTCTCCACGATGAGAAGGATAATAAAGAACATCCTCCGGGAGATAGGCTACAACAACGTCGAGGAGGCCGACGACGGGACTACCGCGCTCGAGAAGCTCAGGGCGTCGAAGTTCGACTTCGTCGTCACCGACTGGAACATGCCGAACATGCCAGGGATAGAACTTTTGAAGGCGATAAGGTCGGACGGGGCCCTCAAGGACACCCCGGTCCTGATGGTGACGGCGGAGGCGGCGAAGGAAAACATCGTGAGCGCGGTGCAGGCCGGCGTGAACAACTACATAGTGAAGCCTTTTACCGCGGCGGCGCTCAAGGAGAGGATAGACCTCATCCTGCAGAAGGTAAACCAGTAA
- a CDS encoding response regulator: MEKKILVVDDCDTTRKLLSYIIKEKGYKIISASNGIEALELMATSPIDLIVTDLNMPQMDGYELSKSLRGQDAYREIPIIMITTEAGEADRRMGLEAGVTTYLSKPISPQRLLYEIEKLI, from the coding sequence ATGGAGAAGAAAATTCTTGTGGTCGACGACTGCGACACGACGAGGAAGCTCCTGTCCTACATCATCAAGGAGAAGGGGTACAAGATAATCAGCGCGTCGAACGGGATAGAGGCGCTGGAATTGATGGCCACGAGCCCCATAGACCTCATAGTCACCGACCTCAACATGCCGCAGATGGACGGATACGAGCTCTCCAAGAGCCTCCGCGGGCAGGACGCCTACAGGGAGATCCCGATAATAATGATAACGACCGAGGCCGGGGAGGCGGACAGGCGGATGGGCCTGGAGGCGGGCGTCACGACCTATCTCTCAAAACCCATATCGCCGCAAAGGCTTCTTTACGAGATCGAAAAACTGATATGA